In one window of Bacteroidales bacterium DNA:
- a CDS encoding glycoside hydrolase family 130 protein has protein sequence MDIAHRFPSNPLLRPSDLKPGIEGMEIVCLLNPGVFIFNGKIWLLLRVAERPKQIEGKISFPIYNDQGKIEILNFDKNDPDLDASDPRVINYKKKDYLTTLSYLRLVCSEDGVHFYEPEGYPPIFGQGNLETFGIEDCRVATMKDGFSLSFTEVSEFGVGVGLIRTTDWKDFRREGMIFPPHNKDCAIFEEKINGKYYALHRPSSPELGGNYIWLAESPDLMHWGRHTCIATTRAGSWDSARVGAGGAPIQTEKGWLEIYHGANSDHRYCLGLLLLDLNDPSRVIARSSEPVMEPIEAYEQTGFFGNVVFTNGHYVKGDDIYVYYGASDEVICGARFSKAELLSALL, from the coding sequence ATGGATATTGCACATCGCTTCCCCTCAAATCCGCTTCTGCGTCCTTCGGATCTGAAGCCCGGCATTGAAGGCATGGAAATCGTCTGCCTTCTCAATCCCGGGGTATTTATATTCAACGGAAAAATATGGCTGCTGCTGAGAGTAGCTGAAAGGCCCAAACAGATCGAAGGCAAGATCAGTTTTCCCATTTACAATGATCAGGGGAAAATCGAGATCCTGAACTTCGACAAAAATGATCCCGACCTGGATGCTTCTGATCCACGGGTAATCAATTACAAAAAGAAAGACTACCTCACCACCCTCTCCTATTTGCGCCTGGTCTGCAGCGAAGATGGTGTTCATTTTTATGAGCCGGAGGGCTATCCGCCCATTTTCGGCCAGGGGAATCTTGAGACTTTTGGCATCGAAGACTGTCGCGTTGCCACGATGAAGGATGGATTCAGCCTGTCGTTCACCGAGGTTTCTGAGTTTGGGGTTGGGGTCGGCCTGATCAGGACCACCGACTGGAAGGACTTCAGGCGGGAAGGGATGATTTTCCCGCCCCACAATAAGGATTGTGCCATTTTCGAGGAAAAGATCAACGGGAAGTATTACGCCCTGCACCGTCCGAGCAGTCCCGAACTGGGCGGTAATTACATCTGGCTGGCCGAATCGCCCGACCTGATGCACTGGGGAAGGCATACGTGCATTGCCACCACGCGGGCCGGCAGCTGGGATTCGGCGCGGGTTGGCGCCGGCGGGGCTCCCATCCAAACAGAAAAAGGATGGCTTGAAATCTACCACGGAGCCAACAGCGACCACCGTTATTGCCTTGGCCTGCTTCTGCTGGATCTTAACGATCCCTCCCGCGTGATCGCCCGGAGCAGCGAACCTGTCATGGAGCCCATCGAGGCTTACGAACAAACCGGATTCTTTGGCAATGTGGTGTTTACGAATGGCCACTATGTAAAAGGTGATGACATCTATGTATACTATGGAGCCAGCGACGAAGTGATTTGCGGCGCGCGGTTTTCAAAGGCTGAGTTACTTTCCGCCCTACTTTAA